The Phycisphaeraceae bacterium genome has a window encoding:
- a CDS encoding polysaccharide biosynthesis protein translates to MERALSHRIVTSSSSDIASPHRAGGAVIIIGQRATCARVERQLDLLDPRPVTIGWVLATSHRPAGRGGAADGGKHGRGSAGDGASAAGHAPPILGAVDEMEAILARRRPALAIVSLPAAMTDLIQSIRTRLRRAGVPDRFFPTIEDQLDGVGPRTHFTVDVNDLLARPPRVIDEQSVAGLLAGRRVLITGAGGSIGSELARRAARYDPSGLFLVERSENALFEIDRQIARFHPALPRRPILHDVVLADATRGLFNAVRPEIILHAAAHKHVPMMEDHPAAAVDNNLFGTKSVADAAIGCRAERFVMISTDKAVNPTSIMGATKRLAEMYIQDAHRRAVTAFSMVRFGNVLGSSGSVLDVWARQVAEGGPLTVTDPRMTRYFMTIPEAAALVLQAAALADPIAAEAEVFVLNMGDPVNVLDMCCRYAAAHGLTAVLDHGTSENSPSSTPGAIRVVITGARPGEKLFEELARDSESLRPTRHRDIDIWGLPQPDPQDIERMVRCLSPDIRSSDPNELAEEIRGLVPEMRRPLVQARRGSTEDFRLESVSPV, encoded by the coding sequence ATGGAGCGAGCGTTGAGCCATCGCATCGTCACCAGTTCGTCGTCCGACATCGCCAGTCCGCACCGGGCAGGCGGCGCGGTCATCATCATCGGCCAGCGCGCCACCTGCGCGCGGGTGGAGCGGCAGTTGGACCTGCTGGACCCTCGGCCCGTCACGATCGGCTGGGTGCTGGCGACGTCGCATCGCCCTGCGGGCAGGGGGGGTGCGGCGGATGGTGGGAAGCATGGCCGCGGGTCGGCTGGGGATGGCGCGAGCGCGGCGGGTCACGCGCCTCCCATCCTGGGGGCGGTGGATGAAATGGAAGCCATCCTCGCCCGGCGCCGGCCGGCGCTGGCCATCGTCTCGCTGCCCGCGGCGATGACCGACCTTATTCAGTCCATCCGCACGCGGCTTCGCCGGGCGGGCGTGCCGGACCGGTTCTTCCCCACCATCGAGGATCAGCTCGACGGCGTGGGGCCTCGCACGCACTTCACGGTGGATGTGAACGACCTGCTTGCCCGTCCGCCGCGCGTCATTGATGAGCAATCGGTCGCCGGCCTGCTCGCCGGGCGGCGTGTGCTCATCACCGGCGCGGGGGGGTCGATCGGGAGCGAACTGGCCCGACGGGCGGCTCGGTACGACCCGTCGGGGCTGTTCCTGGTGGAGCGCAGCGAGAACGCGCTGTTCGAGATCGATCGCCAGATCGCGCGCTTCCACCCGGCGCTGCCCCGGAGACCCATTCTGCACGATGTGGTCCTGGCGGACGCGACGCGCGGGCTGTTCAACGCGGTGCGCCCCGAGATCATTCTTCACGCCGCCGCTCACAAGCACGTGCCGATGATGGAGGATCACCCCGCTGCTGCGGTGGACAACAACCTGTTCGGCACCAAGTCGGTCGCCGACGCGGCCATCGGCTGCCGGGCGGAGCGGTTCGTGATGATCTCCACCGACAAGGCAGTCAACCCCACCTCGATCATGGGGGCGACCAAGCGGCTGGCGGAGATGTACATCCAGGACGCCCACCGGCGCGCGGTGACGGCGTTCTCGATGGTCCGGTTCGGCAACGTGCTGGGCTCCTCGGGCAGCGTGCTGGACGTGTGGGCCAGGCAGGTCGCCGAGGGCGGGCCGCTCACCGTGACCGACCCGCGCATGACCCGGTACTTCATGACGATTCCCGAGGCGGCGGCCCTGGTGCTTCAGGCGGCGGCCCTGGCCGACCCCATCGCGGCGGAAGCGGAGGTCTTCGTCCTCAACATGGGCGACCCGGTCAACGTGCTGGACATGTGCTGCCGCTACGCCGCGGCGCATGGGTTGACGGCGGTGCTGGATCACGGGACGTCCGAGAACTCGCCTTCGTCAACCCCTGGCGCCATCCGGGTCGTCATCACCGGGGCACGTCCCGGCGAAAAACTGTTCGAGGAACTGGCCCGCGATAGCGAGTCCCTGCGGCCCACTCGACACCGCGACATCGATATCTGGGGGTTGCCACAGCCAGACCCTCAAGATATTGAGCGGATGGTCCGTTGTCTTTCACCCGACATTCGCTCCAGCGACCCGAACGAACTCGCCGAGGAAATCCGGGGTCTGGTTCCTGAAATGCGGCGGCCTCTGGTGCAGGCGAGGCGCGGATCGACAGAGGATTTCCGCCTAGAATCTGTTTCGCCCGTGTGA
- a CDS encoding YidC/Oxa1 family insertase periplasmic-domain containing protein, producing MNPALRRLILTLVVLGATLGVVAVMVFGPKGPGRQQSSQNSADATSTPDNAGGSAGGTSGGAADPSHAGAGETPGIRGTDNPGETPPTPPSGETGGASEGAGRDADQNEGQEQPTTPPGGEQPAVDPASHFAGLTAVAPSGGFGTSRPRPIGSLDWRQHDFLVEFSTISAGIERITLSDIWNTAAARRQAEKLKPRIERGEATLAEMPSAERYVIQQARPMRVGGYDYTFPALAARAIRVTPAATEGGPAPTPQEVNLFADVWSQDGADPGLFTTEVRNQQGAAVLRITRRYVIAPSDYALTIEQRVENLSDVPVDVSWIIYGQTDLDQDRARYMENRRYRAGHLADTKRYPQRTLVIADDDFLLSRGTVMGIGGGNLRYPGTEAMLWPNADSLARNYELSWYAVENRYFAAAIMPPYAGDGSTPPSRRTLSDVIGAIVPFYNEDDAALRRQTHDWVVLELRGVPRRVAPGATESFDMGLYAGPLDRHVLESSEPYVSLRMGGLIHYQMSAMCAWCTFQWLAHVLIWILSVAHAIFADWGVAIILLVAVVRLLLHPITKRSQVSMQRFARVMQKLKPEIEKLQQKYGSDPKRMQQEQLRLWREHGVSPFSMLGCLPLFLQMPIWIALYAMLYFAFDLRHEPAFWGVFQVFWDWPFLADLSESDHFFGEVSQPFTFLFIPITGINILPVLLGLVFYVQQKYMTPPPTATMTPEQMATQRMMKWMLVLMMPLVMYGAPSGLTLYIISSSIWGIIESRIIRKHVDSLDLDQLSPKLAEQKKKPRNALQRMYMERLENARQRAEAKRQGPTKKYKKRG from the coding sequence ATGAATCCCGCCCTGCGACGCCTCATTCTCACGCTGGTTGTTCTCGGCGCCACGCTGGGCGTCGTGGCGGTGATGGTGTTCGGCCCCAAGGGACCGGGGCGGCAGCAGTCATCGCAGAACAGCGCGGACGCGACATCGACACCCGACAACGCCGGAGGATCCGCTGGTGGAACTTCCGGGGGCGCCGCCGACCCGTCGCACGCCGGTGCTGGCGAGACACCCGGCATCAGGGGGACGGACAACCCCGGCGAGACACCCCCAACGCCGCCCTCGGGTGAGACAGGTGGCGCGTCCGAAGGTGCAGGTCGTGACGCCGACCAGAACGAAGGTCAGGAGCAGCCGACCACGCCTCCCGGCGGCGAGCAGCCCGCCGTCGATCCCGCCTCGCATTTCGCCGGATTGACCGCCGTGGCTCCATCGGGCGGGTTCGGGACGTCCCGTCCGCGGCCCATCGGCTCACTGGACTGGCGTCAGCACGATTTCCTCGTCGAGTTCAGCACGATCAGCGCGGGCATCGAGCGCATCACGCTGTCGGACATCTGGAACACCGCCGCCGCCCGTCGCCAGGCGGAGAAGCTCAAGCCGCGCATCGAGCGGGGCGAGGCCACGCTGGCCGAGATGCCCTCGGCGGAACGCTACGTGATCCAGCAGGCCCGGCCCATGCGGGTAGGTGGATACGACTACACCTTTCCCGCCCTGGCGGCTCGGGCGATTCGCGTCACGCCTGCCGCGACCGAAGGCGGACCCGCGCCCACGCCGCAGGAAGTCAACCTGTTCGCCGATGTCTGGTCGCAGGATGGCGCCGATCCGGGGCTGTTCACCACCGAGGTGCGCAACCAGCAGGGCGCCGCGGTGCTGCGCATCACGCGGCGCTACGTCATCGCTCCCAGCGACTACGCCCTCACCATCGAGCAGCGCGTCGAGAACCTGTCCGACGTGCCGGTGGATGTGTCGTGGATCATCTACGGCCAGACGGACCTCGACCAGGACCGCGCCCGCTACATGGAGAACCGACGCTACCGCGCCGGGCACCTGGCGGACACCAAGCGATACCCCCAGCGCACGCTGGTGATCGCGGATGACGACTTTCTGCTCTCGCGCGGCACGGTGATGGGCATCGGCGGGGGCAACCTGCGCTACCCCGGCACGGAGGCCATGCTCTGGCCCAATGCCGACTCGCTGGCCCGCAACTACGAACTGTCGTGGTACGCGGTGGAGAATCGCTACTTCGCCGCCGCCATCATGCCGCCCTACGCGGGGGACGGCTCGACCCCGCCGTCCCGGCGCACGCTGAGCGACGTGATCGGCGCGATCGTGCCTTTCTACAACGAGGACGACGCCGCGCTGCGCCGCCAGACGCACGACTGGGTGGTGCTGGAGCTGCGGGGCGTGCCCCGACGCGTCGCGCCGGGGGCGACGGAATCATTTGACATGGGCCTCTACGCGGGCCCGCTCGATCGGCACGTGCTGGAGTCGTCGGAGCCCTACGTCTCGCTGCGCATGGGCGGGCTCATCCACTACCAGATGTCGGCCATGTGCGCCTGGTGCACCTTCCAGTGGCTGGCTCACGTGCTCATCTGGATTCTCTCGGTGGCGCACGCCATCTTCGCCGACTGGGGGGTCGCCATCATCCTGCTGGTGGCGGTGGTGCGGCTGCTCCTCCACCCCATCACCAAGCGGTCGCAGGTGTCGATGCAGCGCTTCGCGCGGGTGATGCAGAAACTCAAGCCGGAAATCGAGAAGCTGCAGCAGAAGTACGGCAGCGACCCCAAGCGCATGCAGCAGGAGCAGCTGCGGCTCTGGCGCGAGCACGGGGTCAGCCCCTTCTCCATGCTCGGGTGCCTGCCCCTGTTCCTGCAGATGCCCATCTGGATCGCCCTGTACGCGATGCTCTACTTCGCGTTCGACCTGCGCCACGAGCCGGCCTTCTGGGGCGTGTTCCAGGTGTTCTGGGACTGGCCCTTCCTCGCCGACCTGAGCGAGAGCGATCACTTCTTCGGCGAGGTGAGCCAGCCCTTCACGTTCCTGTTCATTCCCATCACCGGCATCAACATTCTGCCGGTGCTGCTGGGGCTGGTGTTCTACGTGCAGCAGAAGTACATGACGCCGCCTCCCACCGCCACCATGACGCCGGAGCAGATGGCCACGCAGCGCATGATGAAGTGGATGCTGGTGCTGATGATGCCGCTCGTCATGTACGGCGCGCCCTCGGGTCTGACGCTGTACATCATCAGCTCGTCCATCTGGGGCATTATCGAGAGCCGCATCATCCGCAAGCACGTGGACTCGCTCGACCTTGATCAGCTCTCGCCCAAGCTCGCCGAGCAGAAGAAAAAACCTCGCAACGCCCTGCAGCGCATGTACATGGAGCGGCTGGAGAACGCCAGGCAGCGGGCCGAGGCCAAGCGTCAGGGACCGACGAAGAAGTACAAGAAGCGCGGGTGA
- a CDS encoding metallophosphoesterase family protein: protein MRTAVISDIHGNLEALTAVLADIDQRKVDRIICLGDIVGYGPNPVECVDLVAARCAWSLIGNHDFGVLYEPTNFNYAAEQAAYWTRRQFEQEPDKDKSRVRWDFLGRLRVRVTEGPFLFVHGSPRRPINEYLFPEDAVNSPVKMEQIFERIDRFCLVGHTHVPGVFTDEPDFYPPADLDQVYTFVEGEKAIINPGSVGQPRDLNPRASYAIMDEDRVEFFRLEYDVEAVVAKIKAIHELTDWLGERLIEGR, encoded by the coding sequence ATGCGCACCGCGGTCATCAGCGACATTCACGGCAACCTCGAAGCGCTCACCGCCGTGCTTGCCGACATCGACCAGCGGAAGGTGGATCGCATCATCTGCCTGGGCGACATCGTGGGGTACGGGCCCAACCCGGTGGAGTGCGTGGATCTGGTCGCCGCCCGCTGCGCCTGGTCGCTGATCGGCAACCACGACTTCGGGGTGCTCTACGAGCCGACCAACTTCAACTACGCCGCCGAGCAGGCCGCCTACTGGACGCGACGCCAGTTCGAGCAGGAGCCGGACAAGGACAAGTCGCGCGTGCGCTGGGACTTCCTGGGTCGCCTGCGCGTGCGCGTGACGGAAGGGCCGTTCCTGTTCGTCCACGGCTCGCCCCGGCGTCCCATCAACGAGTACCTCTTCCCCGAGGACGCCGTCAACTCGCCGGTGAAGATGGAGCAGATCTTCGAGCGCATCGACCGCTTCTGCCTGGTGGGTCACACGCACGTTCCGGGCGTGTTCACCGACGAGCCGGATTTCTACCCCCCCGCCGACCTGGACCAGGTCTACACCTTCGTGGAGGGTGAGAAGGCCATCATCAACCCCGGTTCGGTGGGCCAGCCGCGCGACCTCAACCCGCGCGCCAGCTACGCCATCATGGACGAGGACCGCGTCGAGTTCTTCCGGCTCGAGTACGACGTGGAGGCCGTGGTCGCCAAGATCAAGGCCATCCACGAACTCACCGACTGGCTGGGTGAACGGCTGATCGAGGGGCGGTAA
- the vsr gene encoding DNA mismatch endonuclease Vsr — MRRTGRRSEVDNLSPGARSRAMRGVRSHDTTPERIVRSVAHSLGFRFRLKRRDLPGSPDLTFPRLRAVVFVHGCYWHQHRCPRGARQPKTNRSYWLPKLRRNVERDRRAIRALRRDGWRVLVVWECQTRDNAALSSTLKAFLSHRHSRRKPRRQGLGRPS, encoded by the coding sequence ATGAGGAGGACGGGGAGGAGGAGTGAAGTGGACAACCTCTCGCCCGGAGCACGAAGCCGGGCGATGCGGGGCGTCCGCTCGCACGATACCACGCCCGAGCGGATCGTTCGTTCCGTCGCCCACTCTCTCGGCTTCCGATTCCGGCTCAAGCGACGCGACTTGCCCGGCTCTCCCGACTTGACGTTTCCCCGGCTTCGGGCCGTGGTGTTCGTTCACGGGTGCTACTGGCATCAACACCGATGCCCGCGTGGTGCGCGCCAACCAAAGACGAATCGAAGCTACTGGCTTCCGAAGTTGCGCCGCAACGTGGAGCGTGACCGGCGCGCCATCCGCGCTCTACGGCGTGATGGGTGGCGCGTGCTCGTGGTGTGGGAGTGCCAAACTCGAGACAACGCCGCACTCTCATCAACACTGAAGGCGTTTCTCTCCCACCGCCATTCCCGCCGAAAACCACGCCGCCAAGGCCTAGGGCGCCCTTCGTGA
- a CDS encoding beta-ketoacyl-[acyl-carrier-protein] synthase family protein, which yields MSPTSSPRVVITGMGWVTPLGHDIESVWKRLLAGESGVSRIDRFDASTFPTTFAAQVRGFDVNRYVENPRVHAGAGLNTQFALGAARQAWEQSRLGSFTGLNKRRMGIYLGAGEGVLDFDNYARTNLRGWDAEKRAIDGAKWGAHGLALMDAVREVEQEPNMPLAHLAREFGARGPCSNCLTACAASTQAIGEAFSMLQRGDADVMISGGTHTMIHVLGITGFNRLTALATRNEDIQHASRPFDRTRGGFVMGEGSGIVILETLDHARQRGATPLAEITGYGSSADAFRITDMHPEGRGPAEAIRQALAMSGIDPHTLDHDGRPGVHYISAHGTGTQENDSIETLAVKTVFGDNAKKIPMSSIKSMMGHLIAAAGSVELITCILAIRDGMLPPTINLREPDPALDLDYVPNAARPAKVDVCLSNSFGFGGQNDTLVVRRAG from the coding sequence ATGAGCCCAACCTCCTCTCCCCGCGTCGTCATCACCGGCATGGGCTGGGTCACCCCGCTGGGGCATGACATCGAGTCCGTGTGGAAGCGCCTGCTGGCGGGCGAGTCGGGCGTCAGCCGCATCGACCGCTTTGACGCCTCGACCTTCCCCACCACCTTCGCCGCCCAGGTGCGCGGGTTCGACGTGAACCGATACGTGGAGAACCCCCGCGTCCACGCCGGGGCGGGGCTGAACACGCAGTTCGCGCTGGGCGCGGCGAGGCAGGCGTGGGAGCAGTCCCGGCTGGGGTCGTTCACGGGCTTGAACAAGCGCCGCATGGGCATTTACCTGGGCGCGGGCGAGGGCGTGCTGGACTTCGACAACTACGCCCGCACCAACCTGCGCGGCTGGGACGCGGAGAAGCGCGCCATCGACGGCGCGAAATGGGGCGCGCACGGGCTGGCCCTCATGGACGCGGTGCGCGAGGTGGAGCAGGAGCCCAACATGCCGCTGGCCCACCTGGCGCGGGAGTTCGGCGCCCGCGGCCCCTGCTCCAACTGCCTCACCGCCTGCGCCGCCTCCACGCAGGCCATCGGCGAGGCCTTCTCCATGCTCCAGCGGGGCGACGCCGACGTGATGATCTCCGGCGGCACCCACACCATGATCCACGTGCTGGGCATCACCGGCTTCAACCGGTTGACCGCCCTGGCCACGCGCAACGAGGACATCCAGCACGCTTCGCGCCCCTTCGACCGCACCCGCGGCGGCTTCGTGATGGGCGAGGGCTCGGGCATCGTCATCCTCGAAACGCTCGACCACGCGAGGCAGCGCGGCGCGACGCCCCTGGCCGAGATCACCGGGTACGGATCGAGCGCCGACGCCTTCCGCATCACCGACATGCACCCCGAGGGTCGCGGCCCGGCCGAGGCCATCCGCCAGGCGCTGGCCATGTCGGGCATCGATCCGCACACGCTCGATCACGACGGGCGGCCGGGCGTCCACTACATCTCCGCCCACGGCACGGGCACGCAGGAGAATGACTCGATCGAAACGCTCGCCGTCAAGACCGTGTTCGGCGACAACGCGAAGAAGATTCCCATGTCGTCGATCAAGTCGATGATGGGCCACCTGATCGCCGCGGCGGGCAGCGTGGAACTCATCACGTGCATCCTGGCGATCCGCGACGGGATGCTCCCCCCCACCATCAACCTGCGCGAGCCGGACCCGGCGCTCGACCTGGACTACGTGCCCAATGCCGCGCGGCCCGCGAAGGTGGATGTGTGCCTCTCCAACTCCTTCGGCTTCGGCGGGCAGAACGACACGTTGGTGGTGCGTCGAGCGGGGTGA
- a CDS encoding aldehyde dehydrogenase family protein — MLTLPYVLAGRAESPNADLVVLDKYRGEVFARVAAPDAAAVDRAIDAAVAAAAPLRRLPSHRRQASLRHVAERLAGDADRFARMLVRETGKTIHEARVEVARAIETFTRSAEEATRIGGEYLPLDLSSRSEGLRAITRRVPVGPCSFITPFNFPLNLAAHKVGPALAAGCPFILKPDPRTPVTSIMLGEILAEADLPPGSFSMLPVVKDGLNLLSEDERLRLLSFTGSPAVGWMLRSRAGRKKVTLELGGNAACVVDDTVDVSVAAARLVTGAFAQAGQSCISVQRIIAHETILDDLRERLLGRIASLRMGDPMEESTTLGPMISEGEARRVETWVQEAVEGGARVLCGGERQGSFFQPTLLERVDAAAKVSCREVFGPVATLEGFRDFDAALRRVNDSDYGLQAGLFTRDIHRAFRALDELEVGGVVINDVPSTRVDSMPYGGVKASGLGREGVRYAIEDMTEIRVMVLSRVGGSVGGGAGSGG; from the coding sequence ATGCTCACGCTGCCGTACGTTCTTGCGGGGCGGGCGGAATCGCCCAACGCCGATCTGGTCGTGCTGGACAAGTATCGAGGCGAGGTCTTCGCCCGCGTCGCGGCGCCGGACGCCGCCGCGGTGGACCGGGCGATTGACGCGGCGGTCGCCGCCGCCGCCCCGCTGCGTCGGCTTCCTTCGCATCGGCGTCAGGCGTCGCTGCGGCACGTGGCGGAGCGTCTGGCGGGCGACGCGGATCGTTTCGCCCGCATGCTGGTCCGTGAGACGGGCAAGACCATCCACGAGGCCCGGGTCGAGGTGGCCCGCGCCATCGAGACGTTCACGCGTTCCGCCGAGGAGGCGACGCGCATCGGCGGCGAGTACCTGCCGCTGGACCTCTCATCCCGCTCCGAGGGGCTGCGTGCCATCACCCGCCGCGTGCCCGTGGGGCCGTGCTCGTTCATCACGCCCTTCAACTTTCCGCTCAACCTGGCGGCGCACAAGGTGGGTCCGGCCCTGGCGGCGGGGTGTCCGTTCATCCTGAAGCCCGATCCGCGCACGCCGGTCACGTCGATCATGCTGGGCGAGATTCTCGCCGAGGCGGACCTGCCGCCCGGGTCGTTCAGCATGCTGCCGGTGGTGAAGGACGGGCTGAACCTGCTGAGCGAGGATGAGCGTCTGCGGCTGCTCTCCTTCACCGGCTCGCCGGCGGTGGGGTGGATGCTCAGGTCGCGGGCGGGCCGCAAGAAGGTGACGCTGGAGCTGGGGGGCAACGCGGCGTGCGTGGTGGATGACACGGTGGACGTGTCCGTGGCCGCCGCCCGGCTGGTGACGGGGGCGTTCGCCCAGGCGGGGCAGAGCTGCATCAGCGTGCAGCGGATCATCGCGCACGAGACGATTCTGGATGATCTGCGCGAGCGGCTGCTGGGGCGCATCGCGTCATTGCGGATGGGCGACCCGATGGAGGAATCGACGACGCTCGGTCCGATGATCAGCGAGGGCGAGGCCCGCCGCGTGGAGACGTGGGTGCAGGAGGCGGTGGAGGGCGGGGCGCGGGTGCTGTGCGGCGGGGAGCGGCAGGGGAGTTTCTTCCAGCCCACGCTGCTGGAGCGGGTGGACGCCGCCGCCAAGGTGTCGTGCCGGGAGGTGTTCGGCCCGGTGGCGACGCTGGAGGGGTTCAGGGATTTCGACGCCGCCCTGCGCCGCGTCAACGACAGCGACTACGGGCTTCAGGCGGGCCTGTTCACGCGCGACATTCACCGGGCCTTCCGGGCGCTTGATGAACTGGAGGTGGGAGGCGTGGTGATCAACGACGTTCCCTCCACGCGCGTGGACTCGATGCCCTACGGCGGGGTGAAGGCGTCCGGGCTGGGGCGCGAGGGGGTGCGCTACGCCATCGAGGACATGACGGAGATCCGCGTGATGGTGCTCAGCCGCGTGGGTGGGAGTGTGGGGGGTGGGGCCGGTAGCGGCGGATGA
- a CDS encoding prepilin-type N-terminal cleavage/methylation domain-containing protein: MSMTCHYSPPEKPYRPRVAGFTIIETLVVLAVLSVLLAVLLPAVKGVRNSGRRVEAVGAMRQSLTALSLYMMSHDLYYPFFAEPGLPAEPLHIGRTVIDTSASVHFSRHSTWWPSAIMPFLTAIPSLDGQPTFFPDTTLIPPDGRPPDVYSSGRFRMSHTAFASPEFWTDSGPFPHRLMVGVRVSQVRHPPRKGIIVDLGGPEADDIPPYRYIESPPTASRIAFADGSIDRLPWHSGRNIAPPSQVPFNLMLWVPTMATQDGVKGADN, translated from the coding sequence ATGTCAATGACCTGCCATTACAGTCCTCCAGAGAAGCCGTATCGTCCCCGGGTCGCGGGTTTTACGATCATCGAGACGCTCGTGGTGCTGGCGGTTCTCTCCGTCCTGCTCGCCGTGCTGCTCCCGGCAGTGAAAGGTGTTCGGAACAGCGGCCGGCGTGTCGAGGCCGTTGGAGCGATGCGTCAGTCGCTTACCGCGCTTTCGCTTTACATGATGAGCCATGACCTGTACTACCCATTCTTCGCCGAGCCCGGTCTGCCGGCAGAGCCACTTCACATCGGGCGGACGGTCATTGATACGTCTGCGAGCGTCCACTTCAGCAGGCACTCGACGTGGTGGCCCAGCGCCATCATGCCCTTTTTGACCGCGATTCCCTCGTTGGATGGGCAGCCGACCTTTTTCCCCGACACTACGCTCATTCCACCGGACGGTCGCCCACCGGACGTTTATTCCTCAGGGCGATTCAGGATGTCGCACACAGCGTTCGCATCACCCGAGTTCTGGACAGACAGCGGCCCATTCCCGCATCGACTGATGGTGGGTGTTCGCGTTTCGCAGGTCCGACATCCACCCCGCAAGGGGATCATCGTCGATCTCGGCGGCCCGGAAGCGGACGATATTCCGCCGTATCGGTACATTGAGTCACCTCCGACGGCGTCGCGGATCGCGTTTGCAGATGGTTCGATCGATCGACTGCCGTGGCATTCGGGGCGTAACATCGCGCCACCATCTCAAGTCCCTTTCAACCTGATGCTTTGGGTTCCCACGATGGCGACGCAGGATGGCGTCAAGGGCGCGGACAACTGA
- a CDS encoding DUF4928 family protein, with amino-acid sequence MVLEILKTRFDLDPNAHVTKKRGQIAGMGKGAIQKVLAAHGENRTFLKEGGRTNRGNHAIVASLLEAVAGARLDRVTEAERVAGLHAMQAYLTERVNDYFQQERIKVQFNPTSPARTFIASILAVAEKKGRADYVAQHLVGAKLAQRFPDATITNFAGSAADEQSGRVGDFQIGDAAFHVTISPTLEVCAKCGANLMAGTSAVLLVPDGRLAAARELARQQGILDRIMVESIESFVGQNMAELSEFRRDRLRDELAQLVAEYNRRVEEAETDMSLLIDVPPALELPDDDEEDGEEE; translated from the coding sequence GTGGTGCTGGAGATTCTGAAGACTCGCTTTGACCTTGATCCAAACGCCCACGTCACGAAGAAGAGGGGGCAGATTGCAGGCATGGGCAAGGGGGCGATTCAGAAGGTGCTCGCGGCGCATGGCGAGAATCGAACCTTCCTGAAGGAAGGCGGGCGGACCAATCGCGGGAATCACGCGATTGTCGCCTCACTGCTTGAAGCGGTGGCCGGAGCGCGACTTGATCGTGTCACGGAAGCGGAGCGTGTGGCGGGTCTGCACGCGATGCAAGCCTACCTCACTGAGCGGGTCAATGACTACTTCCAGCAAGAGCGGATCAAGGTGCAATTCAATCCCACGAGTCCGGCCCGCACGTTCATTGCCAGCATTCTCGCGGTGGCCGAGAAGAAGGGTCGCGCCGACTACGTTGCGCAACACCTTGTAGGGGCCAAGTTGGCGCAGCGGTTCCCGGATGCGACGATCACCAACTTTGCGGGGAGCGCGGCCGATGAACAGTCCGGGCGCGTGGGCGACTTTCAGATTGGCGATGCCGCCTTCCATGTGACGATCAGCCCAACCCTGGAAGTCTGCGCGAAGTGCGGGGCCAACTTGATGGCGGGCACGTCCGCCGTCCTCTTGGTGCCGGATGGTCGATTGGCCGCCGCGCGGGAGTTGGCCCGGCAACAAGGCATCCTTGATCGAATCATGGTGGAGTCGATAGAGTCATTCGTCGGGCAGAACATGGCGGAGTTGTCCGAGTTCCGCCGCGACCGATTGCGCGATGAGTTGGCCCAACTGGTCGCGGAGTACAACCGGCGGGTTGAGGAAGCCGAAACCGATATGTCCCTTCTCATCGACGTGCCCCCGGCGCTAGAACTCCCGGATGATGATGAGGAGGACGGGGAGGAGGAGTGA
- a CDS encoding DedA family protein encodes MSRLETPVPADHAPGAPDTPGTPGTPGETADAAGHATTDASARSPRPVPRWAIHRRLYDWVLSLAHHRHGTWALFLLSFAESSFFPVPPDVLQIALTLEKRERAWYFATVSTIASVLGGLLGYLIGWGFWEATQDLFYRYVPGFTPQVYDKVHGLYDQYNFWIVFAAAFTPIPYKVFTIAGGVFGVFLPMFVVASLVGRGARFFIVAALLWKFGPPVKGFIDRWFNLLCVVFTVLVVGGFALLKFVL; translated from the coding sequence ATGAGCCGCCTCGAGACGCCCGTCCCCGCCGACCACGCCCCCGGCGCCCCCGACACCCCCGGTACGCCTGGTACGCCTGGTGAGACGGCGGACGCCGCCGGGCACGCCACCACCGACGCATCCGCCAGATCGCCCAGGCCCGTCCCCCGCTGGGCCATCCACCGGCGGCTCTACGACTGGGTTCTTTCGCTGGCCCATCACCGGCACGGCACGTGGGCGCTCTTTCTGCTGAGTTTCGCGGAGTCCAGTTTCTTTCCCGTGCCGCCGGATGTGCTGCAGATCGCGCTCACGCTCGAGAAACGCGAGCGGGCGTGGTACTTCGCCACGGTCAGCACCATCGCCAGCGTGCTGGGAGGACTGCTGGGCTACCTGATCGGCTGGGGATTCTGGGAGGCGACGCAGGATCTCTTCTACCGCTACGTGCCGGGCTTCACGCCGCAGGTGTATGACAAGGTCCACGGGCTGTACGACCAGTACAACTTCTGGATCGTCTTCGCCGCGGCGTTCACGCCGATTCCCTACAAGGTGTTCACCATCGCGGGGGGCGTGTTCGGCGTGTTCCTGCCCATGTTCGTGGTGGCGTCGCTGGTGGGGCGCGGAGCGCGGTTCTTCATCGTCGCCGCCCTGCTGTGGAAGTTCGGTCCGCCCGTCAAGGGCTTCATCGACCGCTGGTTCAACCTGCTGTGCGTGGTCTTCACGGTGCTGGTGGTGGGCGGGTTCGCGCTGCTGAAGTTCGTGCTGTGA